From Corvus moneduloides isolate bCorMon1 chromosome 2, bCorMon1.pri, whole genome shotgun sequence, one genomic window encodes:
- the LOC116440467 gene encoding uncharacterized protein LOC116440467, with translation MTARGAGPVLPGSRGAVAARPGRGAPGGHGRNRAARVSLSRRRLGKEGAVPRSRDGAKNIQNCHLTLTDSRNVFHSSCFGMGMAVGSSGRTREVPNPCEHEAESPGSCEGNGIFLGNFEGLAPKRNRGNPGGAGNRCRSVGGIPGKWKAAEAARTELEAGSSRAHQSPGLSKSILPRGESGSTSGHGEFLGEPGRRKKAPASQICVITHPVGRSCLILVHLSSWIQPEQR, from the exons ATGAcagcgcggggggcggggccggtTTTGCCGGGCAGCAGAGGCGCGGTCGCAGCGCGACCCGGGCGGGGGGCACCGGGCGGGCACGGTCGGAATCGAGCCGCCCGCGTGTCGCTCTCAAGGAGGCGGCTCGGAAAGGAAGGCGCAGTTCCGCGCTCTCGGGACGGCG CAAAGAACATCCAGAACTGCCACCTCACCCTcacggacagcaggaatgtcTTCCATAGCTCTTGTTTTGGAATGGGAATGGCtgttgggagctctggcaggaccag ggaagtCCCAAATCCGTGTGAGCACGAAGCAGAAtcccctgggagctgtgaaGGCAACGGGATATTTCTTGGGAATTTTGAAGGATTGG CACCCAAACGCAACAGAGGGAATCCTGGCGGAGCTGGAAATCGCTGTCGCTCCGTCggtggaattcctgggaaatggaaagcagcagaagcagcaagaacagagtTGGAAGCAGGCTCCAGCCGG GCTCACCAGTCACCCGGGCTATCCAAGTCCATCCTCCCCAGAGGGGAGAGCGGGAGCACGTCCGGCCATGGAGAATTTCTGGGAGAGCccgggagaagaaagaaggctcCAGCTTCACAGATCTGTGTCATAACCCATCCTGTCGGCCGCTCCTGTTTGATCCTGGTGCATTTGTCCTCTTGGATTCAACCTGAGCAGCGCTAA